From the Deltaproteobacteria bacterium genome, one window contains:
- a CDS encoding ABC transporter substrate-binding protein, with protein sequence MPREIKILSAGAVQPGLSKVIEAFRRETGDRVTVNFATAPAIRQRLSGGQAPDIVIAPPDLLDEMPQTNRSATRVAIGRIGVGVMVRRDAAAMKISTVDEFVHALQQAESIVYNQASTGIYLDQLFDRLGAGAQINAKVTRYADFSAVLDHISHGRGNELGFGATTVILENVGAGIKFVGPLPAEIQNYTSYAATTSPEANICAHELIRYLTGPSAKGLFTRAGIE encoded by the coding sequence ATGCCGAGGGAAATCAAAATTCTCAGCGCGGGTGCCGTTCAGCCAGGTTTGAGCAAAGTCATCGAGGCGTTTCGCCGTGAAACCGGCGATCGGGTAACCGTCAACTTCGCCACCGCGCCGGCCATACGCCAACGGTTGAGCGGCGGCCAAGCGCCGGACATCGTGATCGCGCCGCCGGACCTGCTCGACGAAATGCCACAAACAAACCGATCCGCAACTCGCGTAGCCATCGGCCGCATCGGCGTCGGCGTCATGGTGCGCCGCGACGCCGCAGCGATGAAAATTTCCACTGTCGATGAATTTGTCCACGCTTTGCAGCAGGCCGAGTCGATCGTTTACAACCAAGCTTCCACGGGAATCTATCTCGATCAACTCTTCGACCGACTCGGCGCCGGCGCACAAATCAATGCCAAAGTAACTCGCTATGCCGATTTCTCCGCGGTGCTCGATCACATTAGCCACGGTCGTGGCAACGAACTCGGCTTCGGCGCCACCACGGTAATTTTGGAGAACGTCGGCGCCGGGATAAAATTTGTCGGGCCTCTGCCAGCGGAAATTCAAAACTATACGAGCTATGCGGCCACAACCTCGCCGGAGGCAAACATCTGCGCGCATGAGCTGATCCGTTACCTGACCGGCCCAAGCGCCAAAGGATTATTCACGCGAGCAGGCATCGAGTAA